A single region of the Variovorax paradoxus genome encodes:
- the guaA gene encoding glutamine-hydrolyzing GMP synthase: MQHDKILILDFGSQVTQLIARRVREAHVLSEVHPCDVTDEWVREYAADGHLKGVILSGSHASVYEETTDKAPQAVFDLGVPVLGICYGMQTMAHQLGGKVEGGHKREFGFASVRAHGHTALLKDIADFTTREGFGMLNVWMSHGDKVTELPPGFKLMASTESCPIAGMADEARRYYALQFHPEVTHTVQGKAIIDRFVLGICEAKPDWVMRDHIAEAVQKIREQVGDEEVILGLSGGVDSSVAAALIHRAIGDQLTCVFVDHGLLRLNEGDMVMEMFEGKLHAKVIRVDASELFLGKLAGVSDPEAKRKIIGGEFVTVFKQEAAKLKAGDGGHKGATFLAQGTIYPDVIESGGAKSKKAVTIKSHHNVGGLPEQLGLKLLEPLRDLFKDEVRELGVALGLPPEMVYRHPFPGPGLGVRILGEVKKEYADLLRRADAIFIEELRNFKDEATGKTWYDLTSQAFTVFLPVKSVGVMGDGRTYDYVVALRAVQTSDFMTADWAELPYALLKKVSGRIINEVRGINRVTYDVSSKPPATIEWE; encoded by the coding sequence ATGCAACACGACAAGATCCTCATTCTCGATTTCGGCTCGCAAGTCACCCAACTCATCGCGCGCCGCGTGCGCGAAGCACACGTGCTCAGCGAAGTGCACCCTTGCGACGTGACCGACGAATGGGTGCGCGAGTACGCGGCCGACGGCCACCTGAAGGGCGTGATTCTTTCGGGCAGCCATGCCAGCGTGTACGAAGAAACCACCGACAAGGCGCCTCAAGCCGTGTTCGACCTGGGCGTGCCGGTGCTCGGCATCTGCTACGGCATGCAGACCATGGCGCACCAGCTCGGCGGCAAGGTCGAGGGCGGCCACAAGCGCGAGTTCGGCTTTGCGTCCGTTCGCGCCCATGGCCATACCGCGCTGCTGAAAGACATTGCCGACTTCACCACGCGTGAAGGCTTCGGCATGCTCAACGTGTGGATGAGTCACGGCGACAAGGTCACCGAACTGCCGCCCGGATTCAAGCTCATGGCCAGCACGGAGAGTTGCCCCATCGCCGGCATGGCCGACGAGGCGCGCCGCTACTACGCGCTGCAGTTCCACCCCGAAGTGACGCACACGGTGCAGGGCAAGGCGATCATCGATCGCTTCGTGCTCGGCATCTGCGAGGCCAAGCCCGACTGGGTCATGCGCGACCACATCGCCGAAGCCGTGCAGAAGATCCGCGAGCAGGTGGGCGACGAAGAAGTCATCCTCGGCCTCTCGGGCGGCGTGGACTCGAGCGTGGCCGCCGCGCTCATCCACCGCGCCATCGGCGACCAGCTCACTTGCGTATTTGTCGACCACGGCCTCTTGCGCCTGAACGAAGGCGACATGGTCATGGAGATGTTCGAAGGCAAGCTGCACGCAAAGGTCATTCGCGTCGATGCAAGCGAGCTGTTCCTCGGCAAGCTCGCCGGCGTGAGCGACCCCGAAGCCAAGCGCAAGATCATCGGCGGCGAGTTCGTTACCGTGTTCAAGCAGGAAGCCGCCAAGCTCAAGGCGGGCGACGGCGGCCACAAGGGTGCGACCTTCCTCGCTCAAGGCACCATCTACCCGGACGTGATCGAATCGGGCGGCGCCAAGAGCAAGAAGGCCGTCACCATCAAGAGCCACCACAACGTGGGCGGCTTGCCCGAGCAGCTCGGCCTCAAGCTGCTCGAGCCGCTGCGCGACCTGTTCAAGGACGAAGTGCGCGAACTGGGCGTGGCGCTCGGCCTGCCGCCCGAGATGGTGTACCGCCATCCGTTCCCCGGCCCCGGCCTGGGCGTGCGCATTCTTGGCGAAGTGAAGAAGGAATACGCCGACCTGCTGCGCCGCGCCGACGCGATCTTCATCGAGGAGCTGCGCAACTTCAAGGACGAGGCCACCGGCAAGACCTGGTACGACCTCACCAGCCAGGCCTTCACCGTGTTCCTCCCCGTGAAGAGCGTGGGCGTGATGGGCGACGGCCGCACCTACGACTACGTGGTCGCGCTGCGCGCGGTGCAGACCAGCGACTTCATGACCGCCGACTGGGCCGAGCTGCCGTATGCGCTGCTCAAGAAGGTGTCGGGCCGCATCATCAACGAGGTTCGCGGCATCAATCGCGTCACTTACGACGTTTCGAGCAAGCCGCCCGCGACGATCGAGTGGGAGTGA
- a CDS encoding type II toxin-antitoxin system VapC family toxin produces the protein MDASVTAAWLLPDQASEHTRKLYAAIRRDEVEPQAPNAWQWECANILANGVRSGRIPPAAVEGLWSVLDAIRHRVELHELAPAQHKAVLAVAIDAGVSLYDAGYLWLAKSLDLPLATFDEQLIQAAPQAGVRLFDISTL, from the coding sequence ATGGACGCTTCCGTCACCGCCGCCTGGCTGTTGCCCGACCAGGCCAGCGAACACACCCGCAAGCTCTACGCCGCCATCCGCCGCGACGAGGTCGAGCCGCAGGCGCCCAACGCCTGGCAGTGGGAATGCGCCAACATCCTTGCCAACGGCGTGCGCAGCGGCCGCATTCCTCCTGCGGCCGTCGAAGGACTGTGGAGCGTGCTCGATGCCATTCGCCACCGCGTGGAGCTGCACGAACTCGCACCGGCCCAGCACAAGGCGGTGCTGGCCGTTGCCATCGATGCCGGCGTTTCGCTCTACGACGCGGGCTACCTGTGGCTCGCCAAGTCGCTCGATCTTCCGCTCGCCACCTTCGACGAGCAACTCATCCAGGCCGCGCCGCAAGCGGGCGTCAGGCTGTTCGACATCTCAACGCTCTGA
- a CDS encoding type II toxin-antitoxin system Phd/YefM family antitoxin yields MQSIGIAEAKNNFSALIDLVEKGEEVRITRHGKEVVRMLPVRRKPVITDEQIERELGQIDALHASIKPGRTVRTLLDEGRQS; encoded by the coding sequence ATGCAATCCATCGGCATCGCTGAAGCCAAGAACAACTTCTCTGCCCTGATCGACCTGGTCGAAAAGGGCGAGGAGGTTCGCATCACCCGCCACGGCAAGGAGGTGGTGCGCATGCTGCCGGTGCGGCGCAAGCCGGTCATCACCGACGAGCAGATCGAGCGCGAACTCGGCCAGATCGACGCGCTGCACGCCAGCATCAAGCCCGGCCGAACCGTGCGCACGTTGCTGGACGAGGGGCGCCAGTCGTGA
- the guaB gene encoding IMP dehydrogenase: protein MRLLGKALTFDDVLLVPAFSQVLPKDTSLATRFSRNIALNLPLVSAAMDTVTEARLAIAIAQEGGIGIVHKNFTAAEQAAQVAKVKRYESGVLRDPVVITPTHTVLQVMQLSDELGISGFPVLDGGRVVGIVTGRDLRFESRLDVPVSEIMTPREKLITVPDGTTLAEAKALLNKHKLERLLVINSAWELKGLITVKDITKQTSFPNAARDPSGRLRVGAAVGVGAGTEERVEALVKAGVDAIVVDTAHGHSAGVIERVRWVKKNYPQVDVIGGNIATGDAARALADAGADAVKVGIGPGSICTTRIVAGVGVPQIMAVDNVATALQGTGIPLIADGGIRYSGDIAKAIAAGASTVMMGGMFAGTEEAPGEIVLFQGRSYKSYRGMGSIGAMQQGSADRYFQESTTGNPNADKLVPEGIEGRVPYKGSMVSIVYQMSGGLRASMGYCGCATIEEMKNKAEFVEITTAGIRESHVHDVQITKEAPNYRAE, encoded by the coding sequence ATGCGCCTTCTCGGCAAAGCGCTCACCTTCGACGACGTGTTGTTGGTGCCAGCGTTCTCCCAGGTCCTGCCCAAGGACACCTCCCTCGCCACCCGTTTCTCCCGCAACATCGCGCTCAATCTGCCGCTGGTTTCCGCCGCGATGGACACCGTGACCGAGGCTCGCCTCGCGATCGCAATTGCGCAAGAAGGCGGCATCGGCATCGTGCACAAGAACTTCACCGCGGCCGAGCAGGCCGCGCAGGTTGCCAAGGTGAAGCGATACGAGTCCGGCGTGCTGCGCGACCCCGTGGTGATCACGCCCACGCACACGGTGCTGCAGGTCATGCAGCTGTCCGACGAGCTGGGCATCTCGGGCTTTCCGGTGCTCGACGGCGGCAGGGTGGTGGGCATCGTCACAGGGCGCGACCTGCGCTTCGAGAGCCGCCTGGACGTGCCGGTGAGCGAGATCATGACGCCGCGTGAAAAGCTCATCACCGTGCCCGACGGCACCACGCTCGCCGAAGCCAAGGCGCTGCTCAACAAGCACAAGCTCGAACGCCTGCTCGTGATCAACAGTGCATGGGAGCTCAAGGGCCTGATCACCGTCAAGGACATCACCAAGCAGACCAGCTTTCCCAATGCGGCGCGCGATCCGAGCGGCCGCCTGCGCGTGGGCGCGGCGGTGGGTGTGGGTGCGGGCACTGAAGAACGCGTCGAGGCGCTGGTCAAGGCCGGTGTCGATGCCATCGTGGTCGACACCGCGCACGGCCACAGCGCCGGCGTGATCGAGCGCGTGCGCTGGGTCAAGAAGAACTATCCGCAGGTCGACGTGATCGGCGGCAACATTGCCACCGGCGACGCAGCGCGCGCGCTGGCGGACGCCGGCGCGGACGCCGTCAAGGTCGGCATTGGCCCCGGTTCGATCTGCACCACGCGCATCGTTGCCGGCGTGGGCGTGCCGCAGATCATGGCCGTGGACAACGTGGCCACCGCGCTGCAGGGCACCGGCATTCCGCTGATCGCCGACGGCGGCATCCGCTATTCGGGCGACATCGCCAAGGCTATTGCCGCGGGCGCGAGCACGGTGATGATGGGTGGCATGTTCGCGGGTACCGAAGAGGCGCCGGGCGAGATCGTGCTGTTCCAGGGCCGCAGCTACAAGAGCTACCGCGGCATGGGCTCCATCGGCGCCATGCAGCAGGGCAGTGCCGACCGCTACTTCCAGGAGTCCACCACCGGCAATCCCAACGCCGACAAGCTGGTTCCCGAAGGCATTGAAGGCCGCGTGCCGTATAAGGGCTCGATGGTCTCCATCGTGTACCAGATGTCGGGCGGCTTGCGCGCCAGCATGGGCTACTGCGGCTGCGCCACCATCGAAGAGATGAAGAACAAGGCCGAGTTTGTCGAGATCACCACAGCCGGTATCCGCGAGAGCCACGTGCACGACGTGCAGATCACAAAAGAAGCGCCAAACTACCGCGCCGAGTAA
- a CDS encoding DUF4124 domain-containing protein, with the protein MKFAHWLVLGCVCLLPLSASAQWQWIDKSGKKVFSDQAPPPDIPEKNILRRAGSPPPARTGFSSAPADGAASDEAGAPKAREAAAAPKPPAVDKELEEKTKKAQAEEKAKQAAEAEKNAKIKAENCERARQGKATFDSGIRVAKVNAKGEREIMDDTARAAEQKRLQSIIQSDCK; encoded by the coding sequence ATGAAATTCGCGCATTGGCTCGTACTGGGATGTGTTTGCCTGCTGCCGCTGTCGGCCAGCGCGCAATGGCAATGGATCGACAAGAGTGGCAAGAAGGTCTTCAGCGACCAGGCACCGCCGCCCGATATTCCCGAAAAGAACATCCTGCGCCGCGCGGGCTCGCCGCCGCCGGCCCGCACGGGCTTCAGCTCGGCTCCCGCCGACGGCGCCGCCTCCGACGAGGCAGGCGCACCCAAGGCCCGTGAAGCCGCCGCAGCGCCCAAGCCTCCGGCTGTCGACAAGGAGCTCGAGGAAAAGACCAAGAAGGCGCAGGCGGAAGAAAAGGCCAAGCAAGCCGCCGAGGCGGAGAAAAACGCCAAGATCAAGGCCGAGAACTGCGAACGCGCGCGCCAAGGCAAGGCCACGTTCGATAGCGGCATCCGCGTGGCCAAGGTCAACGCCAAGGGCGAGCGCGAGATCATGGACGACACCGCGCGTGCCGCCGAGCAGAAGCGCCTTCAGTCGATCATCCAAAGCGACTGCAAGTAG
- a CDS encoding RnfH family protein, with translation MIEVTLSCSPAPREVFEQVLRLATGATVTDAVEASDLALRFPQLDWHQSMTPGIWGREADWGQPLKDGDRVELCRPLAVDPKVARRERFQRQGARGTGLFANRRKGGKAGY, from the coding sequence ATGATCGAAGTCACGCTGAGCTGCTCGCCCGCGCCGCGCGAGGTGTTCGAGCAAGTGCTGCGGCTGGCGACCGGCGCCACGGTGACCGATGCCGTCGAGGCGAGCGATCTTGCGCTGCGATTTCCGCAGCTCGATTGGCACCAATCGATGACACCAGGAATATGGGGCAGGGAAGCCGACTGGGGCCAGCCGCTCAAGGATGGCGACCGCGTCGAGCTCTGCCGCCCCCTGGCCGTCGATCCCAAGGTGGCGCGCCGCGAGCGCTTCCAGCGGCAGGGCGCGCGCGGTACCGGCCTTTTTGCAAACCGCCGCAAGGGCGGCAAGGCCGGCTACTGA
- a CDS encoding type II toxin-antitoxin system RatA family toxin — MKTVNKSVLIWYSAEEMYALVTDVEKYPQFLPWCDKARVIEEDEAGMTAEVGLAFAGLHQSFTTRNSHVPGREVHLKLVDGPFSNLDGIWKFAPVGEPGDRACRVELHMSYGFSNFALQALVGPVFDTVASSLVEAFVKRAEQVYGKEG; from the coding sequence ATGAAAACCGTCAACAAGTCCGTCCTCATCTGGTACAGCGCCGAAGAGATGTATGCGCTCGTCACCGATGTGGAGAAGTATCCGCAGTTCCTGCCCTGGTGCGACAAGGCCCGGGTCATCGAGGAAGACGAGGCCGGCATGACCGCCGAAGTCGGCCTGGCTTTTGCCGGCCTTCACCAGAGCTTTACTACCCGCAACAGCCATGTGCCGGGGCGCGAAGTGCACCTCAAGCTGGTCGACGGGCCGTTCTCCAACCTCGACGGCATCTGGAAGTTCGCACCCGTGGGCGAGCCCGGCGACCGGGCCTGCCGGGTCGAGCTGCACATGAGCTACGGCTTCAGCAACTTTGCGCTGCAGGCACTGGTGGGGCCGGTGTTCGACACCGTGGCCTCCAGCCTGGTCGAGGCCTTCGTGAAGCGCGCCGAGCAGGTCTACGGCAAGGAAGGATGA
- the smpB gene encoding SsrA-binding protein SmpB, translating to MATKKQDTSSRIADNKKAAYNYFFEERFEAGIVLEGWEVKSLREGKVQLTDGYVVIRDGELFVVGLQINPLKSASTHVNPDSVRTKKLLLHKEEIRRLVGKVEQKGYTLVPLNLHWKAGKVKCEIALAKGKAEHDKRDTIKDREGKREVERAMKSRSR from the coding sequence ATGGCCACCAAGAAACAAGATACCTCCTCCCGCATTGCCGACAACAAGAAGGCCGCGTACAACTATTTCTTCGAAGAACGCTTCGAAGCCGGCATCGTCCTCGAAGGCTGGGAAGTCAAGTCCCTGCGCGAAGGCAAGGTACAGCTAACCGACGGCTACGTGGTGATCCGCGACGGCGAGCTGTTCGTTGTCGGCCTGCAGATCAACCCGCTCAAGAGCGCATCGACCCACGTCAACCCTGACTCGGTCCGCACCAAGAAGTTGCTGCTGCACAAGGAAGAAATCCGCCGGCTGGTCGGCAAGGTTGAACAAAAGGGCTACACGCTGGTGCCGCTCAACCTGCATTGGAAGGCGGGCAAGGTCAAATGCGAAATTGCGCTCGCCAAGGGCAAGGCCGAGCACGACAAGCGCGACACCATCAAGGACCGCGAAGGCAAGCGCGAAGTCGAGCGCGCCATGAAGAGCCGCAGCCGCTAG
- a CDS encoding COG4315 family predicted lipoprotein — translation MSPFRIPSAGIAAALLGSLLALPVLAQPKAADGALVGPNGMTLYTFDKDTAGSGKSACNGGCATNWPPFMATDADKPAGDFTIVTRDDGKKQWAARGWPLYYWAKDTKPGDKTGDGVGGAWKTAKP, via the coding sequence ATGTCGCCTTTTCGCATTCCTTCCGCCGGCATTGCCGCCGCGCTGCTTGGCAGCCTGCTCGCGCTTCCCGTTCTTGCCCAGCCCAAGGCGGCGGACGGCGCATTGGTCGGGCCGAACGGCATGACGCTCTACACCTTCGACAAAGATACCGCCGGCAGCGGCAAATCGGCATGCAACGGGGGCTGCGCAACCAACTGGCCGCCCTTCATGGCCACCGATGCCGACAAGCCAGCGGGCGACTTCACCATCGTTACGCGCGACGACGGCAAGAAGCAATGGGCCGCCAGGGGTTGGCCGCTCTACTACTGGGCCAAGGACACGAAGCCGGGCGACAAGACCGGCGACGGTGTCGGCGGCGCCTGGAAAACCGCCAAGCCCTGA
- a CDS encoding sigma-70 family RNA polymerase sigma factor — protein MNARLLAEQIPSLRRYARALTGNAWAADDLVQDTLERACSKWRLWLVGSDLRAWLFSVMHNIFASQLRRSPPPHSVVPLDEAAQELHGGVDPGRDLGTGLDLQRCLMQLPEEQRIVLLLVTLEDFSYAEVAKVLGIPAGTVMSRLSRARNRLRELMDGASAPNRPGLRLLK, from the coding sequence ATGAACGCCCGCCTGCTGGCCGAGCAGATCCCGAGTTTGCGCCGCTATGCGCGCGCACTCACGGGCAATGCCTGGGCGGCGGACGACCTGGTGCAGGACACCCTGGAGCGGGCCTGCAGCAAATGGCGCCTGTGGCTGGTGGGCAGCGACCTGCGCGCATGGCTGTTTTCGGTCATGCACAACATCTTTGCAAGCCAGTTGCGGCGCTCGCCGCCGCCGCACAGCGTCGTACCACTGGACGAGGCCGCACAGGAGCTGCACGGCGGCGTCGATCCGGGCCGGGACCTCGGCACCGGCCTGGACCTGCAGCGCTGCCTCATGCAATTGCCCGAGGAACAGCGGATCGTTCTGTTGCTGGTAACGCTGGAAGACTTCTCCTATGCGGAGGTGGCCAAGGTGCTCGGCATTCCGGCGGGCACCGTGATGTCTCGCCTGTCGCGCGCCCGCAACCGGTTGCGAGAGCTGATGGACGGCGCCTCCGCGCCGAATCGCCCCGGCCTGCGCCTCCTGAAGTGA
- a CDS encoding anti-sigma factor family protein: MNRPTAPPTDEELHALVDGRLTPQRRAEVEEAVAHDPAAAARVAAWRRQREALRRLHGELFDEPIPAALAGALDRGLHRQGSWVRWGGMAAGVLVAFAAGWLGNAQWAVHGATPLAQLAKAPATREFVHDASIAHAVYAPEKRHPVEVAATEQQHLVQWLSKRLDRPLKVPDLTTMGYTLVGGRLLPGESGARAQFMFEDGSGERVTLYIGILDSPAPTSTAASRETAFRFASEGPVPSFYWVDQGFGYAVAGKLPRDVLLKLATLAYRDLS, translated from the coding sequence ATGAACCGCCCCACCGCGCCCCCCACCGATGAAGAACTGCATGCGCTGGTCGACGGCCGACTCACGCCACAGCGCCGGGCCGAGGTCGAAGAAGCCGTGGCGCATGACCCTGCTGCTGCCGCACGAGTCGCAGCGTGGCGCCGCCAGCGCGAGGCGTTGCGGCGCCTGCATGGCGAACTCTTCGACGAGCCGATTCCCGCCGCATTGGCGGGCGCGCTCGATCGCGGCTTGCACCGGCAAGGCAGCTGGGTTCGATGGGGGGGCATGGCGGCCGGCGTGCTCGTCGCGTTTGCGGCCGGCTGGCTTGGCAACGCCCAGTGGGCGGTGCATGGCGCCACGCCCTTGGCCCAATTGGCCAAGGCACCTGCAACGCGCGAGTTCGTGCACGACGCGTCGATTGCGCATGCCGTCTATGCGCCCGAAAAGAGGCATCCCGTCGAGGTGGCCGCCACCGAGCAGCAGCATCTCGTCCAGTGGCTGTCCAAACGCCTGGACAGGCCACTCAAGGTGCCGGACCTGACGACGATGGGCTACACGCTGGTCGGCGGGCGCCTCCTGCCCGGAGAAAGCGGCGCGCGCGCCCAGTTCATGTTCGAGGACGGATCCGGCGAGCGTGTCACTCTCTACATCGGCATTCTCGACAGCCCGGCGCCCACCAGCACAGCCGCTTCGCGCGAAACGGCCTTCCGTTTTGCGTCGGAAGGGCCGGTGCCAAGCTTCTACTGGGTGGATCAGGGCTTCGGTTATGCCGTAGCCGGCAAGCTGCCGCGTGATGTTTTGCTGAAACTCGCGACGCTCGCCTACCGCGATTTGTCTTGA
- a CDS encoding COG4315 family predicted lipoprotein, which produces MKLLSASILAAALLAGCGGMSNKTASAPDTPTRTADGVLVGPNGMTLYTFARDTPGAGTSACNAQCAANWPPLPVAETAKPMGGYTIIMREDGKKQWAYKGSPLYYWTKDSKPGDKTGDGVLNGAWKVARP; this is translated from the coding sequence ATGAAATTGCTCAGCGCCTCGATCCTCGCGGCGGCATTGCTCGCCGGCTGCGGCGGCATGTCCAACAAGACCGCCAGCGCACCCGACACACCCACCCGCACCGCTGACGGCGTGCTCGTCGGACCGAACGGCATGACGCTCTACACCTTCGCCCGCGATACGCCCGGCGCAGGCACCTCCGCCTGCAACGCCCAGTGCGCCGCCAACTGGCCGCCGCTCCCCGTGGCAGAAACCGCCAAGCCCATGGGCGGCTACACCATCATCATGCGCGAAGACGGCAAGAAGCAGTGGGCCTACAAGGGTTCTCCACTCTACTACTGGACGAAGGACAGCAAGCCGGGCGACAAGACCGGTGACGGCGTCCTGAATGGCGCCTGGAAGGTTGCCCGCCCCTGA
- a CDS encoding DMT family transporter, producing the protein MLRLTHGGAVWMMVAVTLMWATAGVVTRHLAQAHSFEITFWRSLFTLLALLVILPLWRGRAVFSQIRRGGRALWISGVCWTVMFTAFMVALTLASTASVLVTMALGPLFTALAARIFIGHRLPLRTWLAIVVAGLGIAWMYGTQLMQGGAAAGGSLLGTLVALCVPLAGATNWTVVQHAHAKGHDIDLVPAVLIGAALSALFTLPFALPFQANARDLGLLAFLGVFQLAIPCVLSVLCARVLKAPEVALLALLEVIFGIALAWLGAGETPAPSVLTGGALVIGALVFNELLALRGRRTTAANSVLPSAH; encoded by the coding sequence ATGCTGCGCCTGACGCACGGAGGGGCCGTGTGGATGATGGTCGCCGTGACCCTGATGTGGGCCACGGCGGGCGTTGTCACGCGGCACCTTGCGCAGGCGCACAGTTTCGAGATCACCTTCTGGCGCAGCCTCTTCACGCTGCTTGCGCTGCTGGTGATCTTGCCGCTTTGGCGGGGCCGGGCGGTGTTTTCGCAAATACGGCGCGGCGGCCGCGCGCTCTGGATTTCAGGCGTTTGCTGGACGGTGATGTTCACCGCCTTCATGGTGGCGCTCACGCTGGCTTCCACCGCGAGCGTGCTGGTGACCATGGCGCTCGGGCCGTTGTTCACGGCGCTGGCTGCGCGCATTTTCATCGGCCACCGGCTGCCGCTGCGAACCTGGCTCGCCATTGTGGTGGCCGGGCTTGGCATTGCCTGGATGTACGGCACGCAGCTGATGCAGGGCGGGGCGGCGGCGGGCGGATCTCTGCTCGGAACGCTGGTGGCGCTTTGCGTACCGTTGGCCGGCGCCACCAACTGGACGGTGGTTCAGCATGCGCATGCCAAGGGGCATGACATCGACCTGGTTCCCGCGGTGCTGATCGGCGCGGCGCTCAGCGCGCTGTTCACGCTGCCCTTTGCACTGCCTTTTCAGGCGAACGCGCGCGACCTCGGCCTGCTTGCCTTCCTGGGCGTGTTCCAGCTGGCGATTCCGTGCGTGCTTTCAGTGCTTTGCGCACGGGTGCTGAAGGCGCCCGAAGTTGCCCTGCTTGCATTGCTCGAGGTGATCTTCGGCATTGCATTGGCTTGGCTCGGTGCCGGCGAAACGCCTGCGCCCAGTGTGCTGACCGGCGGCGCGCTGGTCATCGGGGCGCTGGTGTTCAACGAGCTGCTTGCGCTACGCGGACGGCGCACCACAGCGGCAAACAGCGTGCTGCCCAGCGCGCACTAG
- the typA gene encoding translational GTPase TypA, whose translation MSTKQIRNIAIIAHVDHGKTTMVDQLLRQSGTFAEHEKVVDTVMDNNAIEKERGITILAKNCAVTWEGTHINIVDTPGHADFGGEVERALSMVDGVVLLIDAQEGPMPQTRFVTKKALALGLKPILVVNKVDKPGANPDKVVNAAFDLFDKLGATDEQLDFPVVYASGINGWSSLEEGAPGEQWGPDMSALFNTILKHVPSQKGDPNAPLQLQISALDFSTFVGRIGVGRISQGTLRPMTDVLVMEGPDGKTVKGRVNQVLTFQGLDRVQSTEAGPGEIVLINGITDIGIGVTVTDKDKPAPLPMLKVDEPTLTMNFCVNTSPLAGREGKFVTSRQIWDRLQKELQHNVALRVNETDEEGIFEVMGRGELHLTILLENMRREGYEMAVSKPRVVFRTVNGEKHEPIELVTADIEEQHQGGVMQALGERKGELVNMEPDGRGRVRLEYRIPARGLIGFTNEFLNLTRGSGLISNIFDSYEPHKGDIGSRKNGVLISMDDGEIFTYALGKLDDRGRMFVKANDPVYEGMIVGIHSRDNDLVVNATRTKQLTNFRVSGKEDAIKITPPIDLTLEYGVEFIEDDELVEITPKSVRLRKRFLKESDRKRASRETAS comes from the coding sequence ATGAGTACCAAGCAAATCCGCAATATCGCCATCATTGCCCACGTGGACCATGGCAAGACCACGATGGTCGACCAGCTGCTGCGCCAGTCGGGCACCTTTGCCGAGCACGAGAAAGTGGTCGACACGGTGATGGACAACAACGCCATCGAAAAAGAACGTGGCATCACCATCCTGGCCAAGAACTGCGCCGTGACCTGGGAAGGCACGCACATCAACATCGTCGACACCCCCGGCCACGCGGACTTCGGCGGTGAAGTGGAGCGCGCGCTCTCCATGGTCGACGGCGTGGTGCTGCTCATCGATGCGCAAGAAGGCCCCATGCCCCAGACTCGCTTCGTGACCAAGAAGGCCCTGGCTCTCGGCCTCAAGCCCATCCTGGTCGTGAACAAGGTCGACAAGCCGGGCGCAAACCCCGACAAGGTTGTCAACGCTGCCTTCGACCTGTTCGACAAGCTCGGCGCAACCGACGAACAGCTCGACTTCCCCGTGGTCTACGCCTCGGGCATCAACGGCTGGTCGTCGCTGGAAGAAGGCGCACCCGGTGAACAGTGGGGCCCCGACATGTCGGCCCTGTTCAACACCATCCTGAAGCACGTTCCGTCGCAAAAGGGTGACCCGAACGCGCCGCTGCAGCTGCAGATTTCCGCCCTCGACTTCTCGACCTTCGTCGGCCGCATCGGCGTGGGCCGCATCAGCCAGGGCACGCTCCGGCCCATGACCGACGTGCTGGTCATGGAAGGTCCGGACGGCAAGACCGTCAAGGGCCGCGTCAACCAGGTGCTGACCTTCCAGGGCCTGGACCGCGTGCAATCGACTGAAGCCGGCCCCGGCGAAATCGTGCTGATCAACGGCATCACCGACATCGGCATCGGCGTCACCGTGACCGACAAGGACAAGCCCGCGCCGCTGCCCATGCTCAAGGTCGACGAGCCGACCCTGACCATGAACTTCTGCGTGAACACCAGCCCGCTGGCCGGACGCGAAGGCAAGTTCGTCACCAGCCGCCAGATCTGGGACCGCCTGCAGAAGGAACTGCAGCACAACGTTGCGCTGCGCGTGAACGAAACCGACGAAGAAGGCATTTTCGAAGTGATGGGCCGCGGTGAACTGCACCTGACCATCCTCTTGGAAAACATGCGCCGCGAAGGCTACGAAATGGCCGTGTCGAAGCCGCGCGTCGTGTTCCGCACCGTGAACGGCGAGAAGCACGAGCCCATCGAGCTGGTGACGGCCGACATCGAAGAGCAGCACCAGGGCGGCGTGATGCAGGCACTGGGCGAGCGCAAGGGCGAGCTGGTGAACATGGAACCGGACGGCCGCGGCCGTGTGCGCCTGGAATACCGCATTCCGGCGCGCGGCCTGATCGGCTTCACGAATGAGTTCCTGAACCTGACGCGCGGCTCGGGCCTCATCAGCAACATCTTCGACAGCTACGAACCGCACAAGGGCGACATCGGCAGCCGCAAGAACGGCGTGCTGATCTCGATGGACGACGGTGAAATCTTCACCTACGCCCTGGGCAAGCTGGACGACCGCGGCCGCATGTTCGTGAAGGCCAACGATCCGGTATACGAAGGCATGATCGTCGGCATCCACAGCCGCGACAACGATCTGGTGGTGAACGCCACGCGCACCAAGCAGCTGACGAACTTCCGCGTGAGCGGCAAGGAAGATGCGATCAAGATCACGCCCCCGATCGACCTCACGCTGGAATACGGCGTCGAGTTCATCGAGGACGACGAACTGGTCGAAATCACGCCCAAGAGCGTGCGCCTGCGCAAGCGTTTCCTGAAGGAAAGCGACCGCAAGCGCGCCAGCCGCGAAACGGCGAGCTGA